In Pararge aegeria chromosome 7, ilParAegt1.1, whole genome shotgun sequence, the DNA window CGTACTTAGGCAGCTGGATGCgttcattatatcccttgtcagtgaaTATTCACTGTCAGGAgtttgtccaccacgctggcccagtgctattgagaactctcaggtatgcagatttcctcgcgatgttttccttcgccattAAAGTATGTCgtgttttaatttctttaaatttaatacgCACCTAACTCCAAGAAGTTGTAGTTTCATGCCGGGGATTGAATGTTATTAGATATAATGACCGGGATCGGCGACATCCAAAACACTTTTAAACTCCGGGTCCTCTGCAAAAAGATTCTCAGGaccccaatacctaacaattttcaaCCCCAACAAGGGAATAGGAATCTAGGACCACGTAATCCGCGGTCGAACATTCTAAACACTATTTTAACAGCAATGAGACACTCACATAATTTttgcaaaaatttaaatcttatgAATGAAAAGCGATTgtagtaaaaagaaaatttgttatataatgcatttatttgGCAATCCATTTGGCATTAGGTTCTCAGTAGAGGTAGGATCCTCTGCAGCCGCAGCCGCAGCTGCCGGCGATGGACACCTCTCCGCCGGCTGGCACGATGCCTCCGAACTCCACAGCGCCCAGGATTGGCACCTGTCCGGCAACTAGGGTAGTACCAGCGACCGGGAGCTGACCGGCCACCGCTACGTCACCGACACCTTCGCCGCCGTAAGCTGCGCCGTAAGCAAACGGCGCTGCGAGTCCGGGCCCGGCAAGGCCGTAAGCACCATTAGCGCCGTATGCGCCGTACGCGCCGTAGCCGCCGTAAGCACCGGCCATACCGGGTCCGTACGCTCCGCCGCAACACTGGCTGAACACATTCTGAAAtacagaattaaaatataaattattattattccagaCACTATATGTagttataacaaaaacaataaataatatgagaaaatacaacaaacaaaatacaataaagAAGGAACCTACCTGCACCAAGCAAGCCTGGACGCAGAGCAGCAGAACAGCGAAGGAGTTCATGTtgtaatgtgtgtattgtacaGAGGCGAGAATACAATGATGGTGCTAGACTGGTTGATGCCTTTATACCATAGTGCTTTATGCCGAATTGAGTATTTCGAAAGTCTTCAGTAATCTAGTGTAAGGAAACATATAATGCTGTATGTTTTACTTCTGACATACAAAGGCAATCTTCTAAAAGTCACGTTccaataatatggtaactagggtatatttaattacataagaATTGCTATCAACTGATTAGTTTTAAATTTCCTTTTGTATAAAAGCcttgtttttcatatttttaaatcattcttAAGTTTAACCTAAAGAATAAACAATCCAAAATGGTATTCAAAGCCGTGCTTTTCGTCTGCGCTCAGGCGCTTATGCTGCAGGTAAATTGAACTCTAAACCATTTTCGTTATTGCCTTTGGTTCAACACTCATATACGTTAAAATTGCACCAACCTTTTcttaatttctattaaataaaaattattcattgtgggagaccctgtagttggccaataatgggtttatatgttgatgatgatgatgaaaaattgattttaatattatattattccctACAGTCCATCGCCGGACAGTGCATCGGCGCAGGCTGGGGCGCCGCACCTTACGCTGGCAATTGGGCAGGCGCTACCTTCGGCGCTGCCGGTCTCTGCGGCGCTGAAATGGTCGCCACTCCCGCTTTCTCCGGTGGTGCTCTCCCAGTCGCCAGCGCCTCCGCCATCCCACCCAACGGAGTTTCCGTGCTGTCTGAAAACGCTTATTGCGGAGAGCTCGCCGTCCGCGGCGCTCTGCCGTTCTTGGGAACTGTGGGTCTGGAGGGCGCCCTGCCCACTGCTGGTGCTGGTGCGGTCGCGTACGGTTGCGGCAACGGAGAGGTCGCTATGTTGAGCGAGGACATTGGTGCTGCTGGTATCGCCGGTGCCGCTATCGGCCCCTTCGGTTACGGTAACGCCTACGGCTACGGCTATAATGGTCTGGCCGGATCCGCCATTGGCCGCGGGGGCTGCGGGTGCGGACGTGCCGGCATCTACTGAGAAGCCGCGATGAAATGATTTCATGAACTGAACAATAAACTGCTTGAagcaattgtatattttattcttttttaaactCCACATTGTCGACCTGTTGTTATACcagtaggtataggtatttgGTATTTACGAATATGATAAGTTATAACGAATATGATAAGTAAGAAAATCGTTTTCCAAAAAGCTACCTTTACATATATTTGATCAGTGTTGATAACTGATTTCAATGTATGTGCCTACAATACAaccttaagttttattataagtatagatgattTCTTTACTGGAGTAAAGAAATCATCTATACCTATAATagaactgtaactgaaagatttctgtacatttaacatatttaaaaaaatttgacagttggatgctttataatcaatactgagtccaaaacagatttttttttttttttgtctatctgtctgtctgtctgtctgtctgtctgtctgtctgtctgtctgtctgtctgtctgtctgtccgggctaTAAAGGGATATATATACGGATATAAAACtattgaacggatttaaataaaatttggtatagtggtagcgggtccacatataataaataaggaagtaattttttattaactttacttCATAgatccgttaaatttaaacataaattattttgttttattttatttgaaagtgcttACTATAAAGCATGTATTGCCTAATTTTAAttgagatctgataaatattagggcaactcttcacagataacagcaagtcgcaaggcatatgggattACGATATATGGGTAtgggaatattataaatgcgaaatgtttttgagaatggatgtatggatgtttgtgcCAAAAcgattgaaccgatttggctaaatcttctttaaattattcaaattggacctatcgtttagaagttacgacgggtatagaaatgctgaAAGCATGAAAAATACAGAGGGATGGCCGGCCGCGTATTATatggtttggaaataaaactagacCCGGTAGGTGCATTGCAACgcaattaggttcttggtttttaagatattaaaaccgataataaccgattttatgcagacgaagttgctagTCAGCTAGTCTTAAATATATTCTATAAAAGGCTAGTGATAACGGGGCTCCTAGAAAGTATAACCAATACTTTTTGAAGACAAAtgatcataattttaaataaactatatttcaacttaatttatattaagttgaaatataggaacaaaaaaaactatgtagaatatattaaaatcgcATATATGCGTCTAGTTTAATATTGCCATAATAATCTTTGACTCTACTAATGTAGttagacaccgattaggggtaatagtcctactaatattataaatgcgaaaatttgaatggatagatggatggatgtttgtttctttttcacgcaaaaactaactgaaccaattttactgaattttggaatggagatagattataccctggattaacacataggctgctttttatcccggtgaAATAAACGGTTCTTgtaggattcatgaaaaaccaaaaaaacacacgagcgaagccgcgggtaacATTTGGTTTATCATTACTGCTTTATCCCCAAACAGTTGGGCCCGCTACAACCTTAGACTGAATtatcacttaccgccaggtgagataCACAGAAAAGGGCTAATTAGATGATTTCTTTACTGGAGTAAAGAaatcatctatacttataataaaactgtaactgaaagatttctgtacatttaacatatttaaaaaaaattgacagttggatgctttataatcaatactgagtccaaaacagaattttaattttaataccgCCAGGTGAGATACACAGAAAAGGGCTAATTAGtatcagattaaaaaaaactggtttaAATAGTGCGCCGATTAGTTTATCAgaccttttgtttttattgcttaCAAATAAACGAGTCAGTGTCATTCAGTGTCCAATATTATTTCCGCGATTTTTACTTCCTTACTTGAGCATCATACACCCATTacgcactacagggcacgggtctcatttCAGCATGGCTAACATTTTACTCCCCAGGGAAAcgataaaattgtatcttccACCATAGTTTTATCAACCCTCCGACCATTGGGGCGctggtggaaataatatagaaactgctaggcttgtgaATTTCAGGACCCCTGAGAATCTTTTTGAAGAGGaccccaatacctaacaattttcaaCCCCAACAAAGGAATAGGAATCTAGGACCACGTAATCCGCGGTCGAACATGCTAAACACTATTTTAACGAGGCCGTTACGGCTAAGGCCAATAAATCTTAGCAATGAGACACTCACATAATTAttgcaaaaatttaaatcttatgACTGAAAAGcgattgtaataaaaaagaaaatttgttatataatgcatttatttgGCAATCCATTTGGCATTAGGTTCTCAGTAGAGGTAGGATCCTCTGCAGCCGCAGCCGCAGCTGCCGGCGATGGACACCTCTCCGCCGGCTGGCACGATGCCTCCGAACTCCACAGCGCCCAGGATTGGCACCTGTCCGGCAACTAGGGTAGTACCAGCGACCGGGAGCTGACCGGCCACCGCTACGTCACCGACACCTTCGCCGCCGTAAGCTGCGCCGTAAGCAAACGGCGCTGCGAGTCCGGGCCCGGCAAGGCCGTAAGCACCATTAGCGCCGTATGCGCCGTACGCGCCGTAGCCGCCGTAAGCACCGGCCATACCGGGTCCGTACGCTCCGCCGCAACACTGGCTGAACACATTCTGAAAtacagaattaaaatataaattattattattccagaCACTATATGTagttataacaaaaacaataaataatatgagaAAATACAACAAACGAAATACAATAAAGATGGAACCTACCTGCACCAAGCAAGCCTGGACGCAGAGCAGCAGAACAGCGAAGGAGTTCATGTTGTAGTGTATGTATTGTACAGAGGCGAGAATACAATGATGGTGCTGGACTGGTTGATGCTTTTATACCATAGTGTTTTATGCCGAATTGAGTATTTCGAAACTCTAGTAATCTAGTGTAAGGAAATATATAATGCTGTATGTTTTACTTCTGACATACAAAGGCAATCTTCTAAAAGTCACGTCCAAATAATATGGTACCTAgggtatatttaattacataagaATTGCTATCAACTGATAAGTTTTATTCCTTTTGTATAAAAACcttgtttttcatatttttaaatcattctCAGGTTTAACCTAAAGAATAAACAATCCAAAATGGTATTCAAAGCCGTGCTTTTCGTCTGCGCTCAGGCGCTTATGCTGCAggtaaattaaactataaaccATTCTCGTTATTGCCTTTGGTTCAAAACTTATATACGTTAAAATTGCACCAaccttttattaatttctattaaataaaaattaattaattgtgggAGATCCTGTAGTTGGccagtaatgggtggatatgatgatgatgatgatgaaaaattgattttaatattatattattccctACAGTCCATCGCCGGACAGTGCATCGGCGCAGGCTGGGGCGCAGCACCTTACGCTGGCAATTGGGCAGGCGCTCCCTTCGGCACTGCCGGTCTCTGCGGCGCTGAAATGGTCGCTACTCCCGCTTTCTCCGGCGGCGCTCTCCCAGTCGCCAGCGCCTCCGCTATCCCACCCAACGGAGTTTCCGTGCTGTCTGAGAACGCTTATTGCGGAGAGCTCGCCGTCCGCGGTGCTCTGCCGTTCTTGGGAACTGTGGGTCTGGAGGGCGCCCTGCCCACTGCTGGTGCCGGTGCGGTTGCGTACGGTTGCGGCAACGGAGAGGTCGCTATGCTGAGTGAGGACATTGGTGCTGCTGGTATCACCGGTGCCGCTATCGGCCCCTTGGGTTACGGTAACGCCTACGGCTACGGCTACAATGGTCTTGCCGGATCCGCCATTGGTCGCGGGGGCTGCGGGTGCGGACGTGCCGGCATCTACTGAGAAGCTGGAATGATAATGATTTCATAAACTGCTTGAAACAAttgtatattttgttgttttcttTGTCAAATCCATAGAAATCGTCACACTTAGATTTATATGATCACACCTTATCAAAAATTCCTCTGCCTCAAAATTTTACGACGTTCTTGTGATGCTGGGCCCTGATGCTCTGTGGCATTGTTATTGAAAATGCCTACAGAATATATTTCTTcttaaaaattacagtaaaaGTATGAACTAGAATTGTTGTTAATTAACCGACTTATAAAAAAGAGGTATtcaatttggttgtatttttttatctttgtgaGCACATTACTCTGTCATTTATACactgatttgaaaaaaatatttgtttgagacggtatacttcccatgtggtcccattttcatcaggtcaagatctatTGAAGGGATCCATGAGAACTTATAGGAACTCTACAAAttgagcatttgctatcgaaaaTCATCCAGTGAAACTGATGGTGAAGACCAGGAATAGCCTctggaactacacaataataagtacaaCAGTAAGTATTCTGGAATTACACTGGCTGTGTTTCGagtattatataataggtaagcaatttatgctcgtcaaaATAAAAGTGCTGATGTTTAAATGCCGAGaaaactcctcaaccattaaagCCCAGGCGCGGCTTCGAGAAAAGCAGTGTTTGGTTTAGACATTCGGCTATTATAAGTtagatatgattgcaaacctacccactaaaagggatgaaattttttttttcagaaaacaGAACCGACATtcttatacaactaaaaagcaagaaataaatattttctacaacatattGAAGTcgttgccaagtaaaatgtagaaaattactggtaccttgctactatataaaaattaatacgaagtagaagatgATGGTAGATCGTAACGTTCTATGTtgtagaaacttttttttcttgctttttagttgcatGGCAatgtcggttcttttttgtcaaaaagtttttttataaccctGTGGTTAAAGGTAGATTTGATCACTAacaaaataggttttttttactgACTTCTAAGattaatgtatattgtatattgtatacaactagaaagtatatacatttttgtattaataaaccTAGAAAACTTGTTGTGGTTATCTGCAAATTGATGCAAATGCCTTTATGTGAGACTGGGACCAATGGATTGCTCAGAATGTTAGAGAAACCTTTTAGAGAATTTACAAAATTGAAAATACGTCTAAATTAATCGTAACAATCAAATTATTTTGAGCTCATCAAGATAATTCAAGCGGTGATAGaggtgggtaggacttcgacttcactttcgggaggccgagttcgaatcccagcacacacgtttaacttttctaaattacgtgcgttttaagcaattaaaatatcacttgctttaacgttgaaagaaaacatcgtgaggaaaccggtatgcctgagaattcttcataatgttctcgcaggtgtgtggagtcaaccaatctcCACCATGCTGGGTTGACTACTGCTTTAACCCATTCTCATCGTGGAAGGAaatccgtgccttgtagtgggccggtaatgggttgatatgatgatgataaaggagATGATTTGattgatacaattttatttaacctcTTGGCTCTGTTATCAAATGGTAACCTCGAGATGAAGTAAAGAGAtcaagaagaagaattataagAACATAAAACTGTGAAAGTGAAATAGTGCCACAAATACATGGATCGATAGATAGCGCTAAGCTTAAAGTGGCTACAATGTTAAAGATATTTCTTGATTTTACAATGCGGAGTTAGGAGGCAGCTACGGGCAATTTACTGTGGTTGAATTGCAGAAGTTGAATATTGTAAAGTtttgattataaatttttatctcttatGATCATGTCTTTAGAAAACAGATTGTAATTACATATCATCGttcagtaatatttttaacgTTATTAAAGTGACTAACTGTGATTTAACTCTGATTAACTGTGATTGGTCAATCTTGTTAAAAGTAAAACGTTGCCGACGCGTTGGTCAGAAAACTTTTTACATCTATGGAATTCAGGTATTCGGAGCTCTATAAGAACTTATTCCTGTCTGACAATATAATTCAGAAAATTTACATGAATAGATAAATGGTCAAACGGGCAATTTGTAAAAATGTTTCTCAAGTTTCTATGTTAACCTTTTTTGACACATCGCTGATCACAAAATTCACTGCTCAATCAATGAAACATTAGCAGTTTATGACATTACCCgtttatgtaatgtaaataaaaacaaaaaatcttacACTATCTTCCTTATTTCTTCCTTTTAGGATTGAACTATAGTAAAAACCTTTAAGAGCAGCTATTTAGAAAATAACCATCTATTTGTAACATTGAAACACAAAAGACTTTCATACAATTCCCTTATCCagtatatagtaggtatttagGTATTAATAGTAGAAATATTAAGTTCATAGGTTTATATATGTTTGTATCTTGAATACTTTTTGATCATTAAAGCCTTGATGATTTCAAATTATGCCACTAGTAACTCTATTTTAAAATCAAGATATCAGAAGTAGCAATCGAATCAATTACGATAATAGTAAACCAAGttcttaaagtaataaattaaaagggtaaatatcaaattaaataaaaaatagttgcaAATCATTTATTTAGCTATCCATTAGGACATAAGGTTCTCAGTACAGGTAGGACCCTCTGCACCCGCAGCCGCAGCTGCCGGCGATGGAAACCTCGCCACCAGCCGGCACAATGCCTCCGAACTCCACGGCACCCAGGATCGGCACCTGACCGGCGACCAGGGTGGTACCAGCAACCGGCAGCTGACCAGCAACCGCTACGTCGCCGACACCTTCACCGCCGTAGGCTGCGCCGTAAGTCAGCGGCGCCGCAAGAGCGGGCCCAGCGAGACCGTAAGCACCGTTAGCGCCGTAAGCGCCGTACGCGCCGTAGCCGCCGTAAGCACCGGCCATACCGGGGCCGTACGCTCCACCGCAGCACTGGCTGAGCACATtctgaaaaattgaaaatttacttatttgatcTTTATCTGATTCAGTCCCTAGTATAATTTATAgaattatatactataatagtgaACGGTATATAAAGTTTTTAGTTCGGTATACAAAGTTATCGTTATGGGTTACTTGGCACAAGCATAAACATTTTGTAGAAAAGAAGTATTTAACTACGGTCCTTTATTGTAGCcagcataaattgcttatcaacaatactaaaaaaatcaaatatactatactacgacaatatacacaccgccatctagtcccaaagtaagcgtagcttgtgttatgggtactgagataactgatgaatatttttatgaataatatacataaatacttaaaatatacatataaacacccagacaccgaaaaacattcatgttcatcacacaaccattttctagttgggggaatcgaacccacggccttggactcggaaagcagggtcgctgcccactgcgctaatcggccgtatCAAAATATGTAGCATTGTGTTCTTCGGGTGATCAAATTGATGATGAGGTCCCGGATGACTTCATCATTAGGTTAACTTGACTGAATGTTGCTTTCTGATGAAAAAGGTTTTCATTAATATAcaccagtccactgctggactaaagacctctcccaacgggaggttttgtcgcatcgcagtagatggcagtAGTAACAGTACAGAGGACGTGGCTGCTCCCTCTCCAAAATatgcccttagtcgcctcgtacgacacccgcgggaagaggtggCATAGTGACAaccgtattctgatctgccgtcaccacacggcataagttataataaaaatttgttttggtGTCTGAAGGAAATGTTCAAGAAGAATTTTAACGTTCCTAACAAGAGTTTCATGTCTTACCTGCACCAGGCAAGCCTGGACGCAGAGCAGGAGAACAGCGAAGGAGTTCATGTTGTATTTTGTGTACTGTACAGAGACGAGGATACAATGATGTTGCTGAACTCGTCTGTGCTTTTATACCTATAATAATCGTATTTCGTACTGCTATATGTGGAATTTTGTATTTCGAAAAGGTTCCAAACGTGCTTATCAGAGCATTGTagaatataactttttataatggTTTAAAAGGGTTGCGATTTTTTTCTAAGATTTTTCGTGCAAGTCTATGGAAATACATGTGTCGTATCTCcgtcgtaaaaatgtaaactcGTATAGGTCACGTCCTactaaaggttttattttacataacaatTTCTAACACTTGATAAGTTTAATTCCTATTGTATAAAAGCCTAGTTTTTTAAACTCTTAACCATTCTCAAGTTCAACCTGAAGAATAAACAATCCAAAATGGTATTCAAAGCAGTACTTTTCGTCTGCGCTCAGGCGCTTATGCTGCAGGTAAGTTACAACCATTTTTGTTCTTTCCTCAATCAGTTAAATCGTTTTTGGTTCTACGATTATTTTCGACTGTACatcactgtaaaaaaaaaaattaaagagttgtTATTGTTTGCAGTCCATCTCCGGACAGTGCATCGGCGCCGGCTGGGGAGCTGCGCCTTACGCCGGCACTTGGGCAGGCGCTCCCTTCGGTTCTGCCGGTTTCTGCGGCGCTGAGCTGATCGCCACTCCCGCTTTCTCCGGCGGCGCTCTCCCAGTCGCCAGCGCCTCCGCTATCCCACCGAACGGAGTTTCCGTGCTGTCAGAGAATGCTTATTGCGGAGAGCTCGCCGTCCGCGGCGCTCTGCCTTTCTTGGGAACTGTGGGCCTAGAGGGCGCCCTGCCAACTGCTGGTGCTGGTGCGGTCGCGTATGGTTGCGGCAACGGAGAAGTCGCTATGTTGAGCGAAGACATTGGTGCTGCTGGTTTCGCCGGTGCCGGTATCGGCCCCTTCGGTTACGGTAACGGCTACGGATACGGCTACAATGGTCTGGCCGGAACCACCATCGACCGCGTGGGATGCGGGTGCGGACGTGCCGGCTTCTACTAAGAAGGGCGAAGATGATGTTCGTAAAAAACTGGATAATAAATTGTGTATtatcatttgaatattttttttccttttatgtcTCAAACTTAATTCACAAGACGTTGCCATTTTGGTATAAAACATACCTAAAGTTTTACGGAACAGAATGCAATAGTGTTATTCGTATTATTTTACgcattcaattttttattgaaaatttatgttttaataggtAATAGGTAAAACTCACTTATATAGTAAGTACCAAATTAGTAGAGTAGCTTATCGTTGAATTACGCCGTAATGTGGATGCACCAGCCAAAGACAAAAAATCCTACCTTCTCTTTTAACTTTTGATAGAAACCAGCTCCTCCACCAACTCGGATTTTATAGAGGCCAGTTGGACATATCaggataatatcgatattataggCTACTAAATCAACTTACTATAATTAGCTGTTGCCCTTTTTCTTTGCGTTCTGGAGGTTTTTCTATTCCCAGGCTACAAATAATAGACAATGCGAAGTTCATCAATATTAGTTAAGCTGAAAAGCCGTCCATAAATAACGAAGGTTATAGTTTTTAATTCCGTGGAAACGGTTCCCGGTTACTATTTCGGG includes these proteins:
- the LOC120625367 gene encoding chorion class A protein Ld2/Ld41-like; the encoded protein is MNSFAVLLLCVQACLVQNVFSQCCGGAYGPGMAGAYGGYGAYGAYGANGAYGLAGPGLAAPFAYGAAYGGEGVGDVAVAGQLPVAGTTLVAGQVPILGAVEFGGIVPAGGEVSIAGSCGCGCRGSYLY
- the LOC120625368 gene encoding chorion class B protein PC10-like, which codes for MVFKAVLFVCAQALMLQSIAGQCIGAGWGAAPYAGNWAGATFGAAGLCGAEMVATPAFSGGALPVASASAIPPNGVSVLSENAYCGELAVRGALPFLGTVGLEGALPTAGAGAVAYGCGNGEVAMLSEDIGAAGIAGAAIGPFGYGNAYGYGYNGLAGSAIGRGGCGCGRAGIY
- the LOC120625370 gene encoding chorion class B protein PC10-like produces the protein MVFKAVLFVCAQALMLQSIAGQCIGAGWGAAPYAGNWAGAPFGTAGLCGAEMVATPAFSGGALPVASASAIPPNGVSVLSENAYCGELAVRGALPFLGTVGLEGALPTAGAGAVAYGCGNGEVAMLSEDIGAAGITGAAIGPLGYGNAYGYGYNGLAGSAIGRGGCGCGRAGIY
- the LOC120625371 gene encoding chorion class A protein Ld2/Ld41-like, which gives rise to MNSFAVLLLCVQACLVQNVLSQCCGGAYGPGMAGAYGGYGAYGAYGANGAYGLAGPALAAPLTYGAAYGGEGVGDVAVAGQLPVAGTTLVAGQVPILGAVEFGGIVPAGGEVSIAGSCGCGCRGSYLY
- the LOC120625372 gene encoding chorion class B protein M3A5-like; the protein is MVFKAVLFVCAQALMLQSISGQCIGAGWGAAPYAGTWAGAPFGSAGFCGAELIATPAFSGGALPVASASAIPPNGVSVLSENAYCGELAVRGALPFLGTVGLEGALPTAGAGAVAYGCGNGEVAMLSEDIGAAGFAGAGIGPFGYGNGYGYGYNGLAGTTIDRVGCGCGRAGFY